In Candidatus Cetobacterium colombiensis, a single genomic region encodes these proteins:
- the fsa gene encoding fructose-6-phosphate aldolase — protein MKIFIDTANVNEIREANDMGVICGVTTNPSLIAREGRDFKEVIKEITEIVDGPISAEVVSLEAENMIEEAYPLARIHDNIVIKLPMTVDGLKACKVLTSKGIKTNITLIFTASQALLAARAGATFVSPFLGRLDDVGVDSVNLIREIAEIFKKHDIKSEIIAASIRNPWHAKEAALAGAHIGTIPYSTLVSMTKHELTDKGIEKFLKDWENTKK, from the coding sequence ATGAAAATATTTATAGACACAGCAAACGTCAATGAAATAAGAGAAGCTAACGATATGGGAGTTATTTGTGGTGTTACAACTAACCCGAGTTTGATAGCAAGAGAAGGAAGAGATTTTAAAGAAGTGATTAAAGAGATAACAGAGATTGTAGATGGTCCAATAAGTGCTGAAGTTGTTTCTTTAGAAGCTGAAAATATGATAGAGGAAGCTTATCCTTTAGCAAGAATTCATGATAACATTGTAATAAAACTTCCTATGACTGTGGATGGACTAAAAGCTTGTAAAGTTCTTACATCAAAAGGAATAAAAACAAATATAACATTAATTTTTACAGCATCTCAAGCACTTTTAGCAGCAAGAGCGGGAGCAACATTTGTAAGTCCGTTTTTGGGAAGACTTGATGATGTAGGCGTTGATAGCGTAAATTTAATTAGAGAGATTGCGGAGATTTTTAAAAAACATGATATAAAGTCAGAGATTATCGCTGCAAGTATTAGAAATCCTTGGCATGCAAAAGAAGCTGCGTTAGCTGGAGCGCATATTGGAACAATTCCTTATTCAACACTTGTTTCTATGACAAAACACGAGTTGACAGATAAAGGGATAGAAAAGTTTTTAAAAGATTGGGAGAATACAAAAAAATAG
- the araD gene encoding L-ribulose-5-phosphate 4-epimerase: MLEELKEKVLKANLELPKKGLVTYTWGNVSGIDREKKLIVIKPSGVEYDNMTINDLVVVDLDGNIIEGHLKPSSDTATHLALYKNFPNIGGVVHTHSSWATIWSQAGKSIPAYGTTHADYFYGDIPCTRKMKKTEIEGEYELETGKVIVETFNANELNPDYTPAVLVNSHGPFAWGKDAGDAVHNAVVLEELAKMAYNTENLNRQVERMQNELLDKHFLRKHGKNAYYGQGMEAN; the protein is encoded by the coding sequence ATGTTAGAAGAGTTAAAAGAAAAAGTATTAAAAGCTAATTTAGAACTACCAAAAAAAGGATTGGTTACATATACATGGGGAAATGTAAGTGGAATTGATAGAGAAAAAAAATTAATCGTAATTAAACCGAGTGGAGTAGAGTATGATAATATGACTATAAATGATTTAGTTGTGGTTGATTTAGATGGAAATATTATAGAAGGACATTTAAAACCATCTTCAGATACAGCAACTCATTTAGCTCTTTATAAGAATTTTCCAAATATAGGTGGAGTAGTTCATACTCATTCAAGTTGGGCAACAATTTGGTCTCAAGCAGGAAAATCAATTCCTGCTTATGGTACAACTCATGCAGATTATTTTTATGGAGATATTCCATGTACAAGAAAAATGAAAAAAACAGAAATTGAAGGAGAATATGAATTAGAAACAGGTAAAGTTATAGTGGAAACTTTTAACGCCAATGAATTAAATCCAGATTATACACCAGCAGTTTTAGTAAATTCTCATGGTCCATTTGCTTGGGGAAAAGATGCAGGAGATGCAGTACATAATGCAGTAGTTTTAGAAGAACTTGCTAAAATGGCTTATAATACAGAAAATTTAAATAGACAGGTGGAAAGAATGCAAAATGAACTTTTAGATAAACATTTTTTAAGAAAACATGGAAAAAATGCATACTATGGACAAGGTATGGAGGCAAACTAG
- a CDS encoding L-ribulose-5-phosphate 3-epimerase has product MYDLNKFPLGIYEKALPKNIGWRDRLKYAKDLGFDFVEISIDETDERLARLDWTLEEREELLKVILEIGVRVPSMCFSGHRRFPLGSKNEETRKKSLELMKKAIELAVDLGIRNIQMAGYDVYYEEGDKETRELYIEGMKQSLKWAEQANVMLSIEIMDHPFMNSITKYLEFDKILNSPFLTVYPDVGNLTAWGNDVRNEVLKGKHKISAIHLKDTLAVTKNFPGKFKEVTFGEGCVDFVEFFKLLKEINYNGPLLIEMWTEKSENPLKEIEKAKIWIEEKMKKGGFIC; this is encoded by the coding sequence ATGTATGATTTAAATAAATTTCCATTGGGAATATATGAAAAAGCGTTACCTAAAAATATTGGTTGGAGAGATAGATTGAAATATGCTAAAGATTTAGGATTTGATTTTGTTGAAATATCTATTGATGAAACTGACGAAAGATTAGCAAGATTAGATTGGACCTTAGAGGAAAGAGAAGAGCTTCTAAAGGTTATTTTAGAAATAGGAGTAAGAGTTCCATCTATGTGTTTTAGTGGTCATAGAAGATTTCCGCTTGGAAGTAAAAATGAAGAAACTAGAAAAAAATCTTTAGAATTGATGAAAAAAGCTATAGAGCTAGCTGTTGATTTGGGAATTAGAAATATACAAATGGCAGGATATGATGTTTATTACGAAGAGGGAGATAAAGAGACAAGAGAACTTTATATAGAGGGAATGAAGCAGTCATTAAAATGGGCTGAACAAGCAAACGTAATGTTATCAATAGAAATAATGGATCATCCTTTTATGAATTCAATAACAAAATATTTAGAATTTGATAAAATTTTAAATTCACCATTTTTAACTGTGTATCCAGATGTTGGAAATTTAACAGCTTGGGGAAATGATGTAAGAAATGAAGTTTTAAAAGGTAAACATAAAATTAGTGCTATTCATTTAAAAGATACTTTAGCTGTTACAAAAAACTTTCCAGGGAAATTTAAAGAGGTTACTTTTGGAGAAGGATGTGTAGATTTTGTTGAGTTTTTTAAACTTTTAAAAGAGATAAATTATAATGGTCCACTATTAATTGAGATGTGGACTGAAAAAAGTGAAAATCCATTAAAAGAAATTGAAAAAGCTAAGATATGGATAGAAGAAAAAATGAAAAAAGGAGGATTCATATGTTAG
- a CDS encoding 3-keto-L-gulonate-6-phosphate decarboxylase UlaD — protein sequence MKPLLQVALDNNTLSDALKSANQLGDIVDVIEAGTILCLQEGMEAVRCLRALHPEKIILADTKCADAGGTVAKNCKVAGANWMTVICSATIPTMKAALKEIDDLQVELYGDWTYEHAKHWKDAGLSQVVYHQSRDALLAGETWGKKDLEKVQKLIEMGFKVSVTGGLELDTLKLFKGMNIYCFIAGRSLRDAQDPKLEGKKWQEEISKIWG from the coding sequence ATGAAACCATTATTACAAGTAGCTTTAGATAATAACACATTAAGTGATGCACTAAAATCAGCAAATCAATTGGGAGATATAGTAGATGTTATAGAAGCAGGAACAATTTTATGTTTACAAGAAGGAATGGAGGCAGTTAGATGTTTAAGAGCTTTACATCCTGAAAAAATTATATTAGCTGATACAAAATGTGCTGACGCAGGTGGAACTGTTGCAAAGAATTGTAAAGTGGCTGGTGCAAATTGGATGACAGTAATTTGTTCAGCAACAATTCCAACAATGAAAGCTGCTTTAAAAGAAATTGATGATTTGCAAGTTGAATTATATGGAGATTGGACATATGAGCATGCAAAACACTGGAAAGATGCGGGACTATCTCAAGTTGTGTATCATCAAAGTAGAGATGCACTTTTAGCAGGAGAAACTTGGGGAAAAAAAGATTTAGAAAAAGTACAAAAATTAATAGAGATGGGATTTAAAGTTTCTGTAACAGGTGGTTTAGAGTTGGATACTTTAAAATTATTTAAAGGAATGAATATATATTGTTTTATCGCAGGTAGATCTTTAAGAGATGCACAAGATCCTAAACTTGAAGGAAAAAAATGGCAAGAAGAGATTTCTAAAATCTGGGGGTAA
- a CDS encoding PTS sugar transporter subunit IIA — translation MNLKNSLIENDSIAIDQMATSWEEAIKISTDLLVKSGAIEERYYDDIIKKTLEYGPYYVIMPEVAMPHARPESGVIKDSFSLVTLKDPVFFGEDAGHVSILITLAATSADSHNEFGLVQVADLFEDEENILKIKNAKTKEEILALIS, via the coding sequence ATGAATTTAAAAAATTCTTTAATAGAAAATGATTCAATAGCTATTGATCAAATGGCTACTTCATGGGAAGAAGCTATAAAGATATCTACAGATTTACTTGTTAAATCAGGAGCTATTGAAGAAAGATATTATGATGATATTATAAAAAAGACATTAGAATATGGTCCTTACTATGTAATTATGCCAGAAGTTGCAATGCCACATGCTAGACCAGAATCAGGTGTAATCAAAGATAGTTTCAGTTTAGTAACTTTAAAAGACCCAGTTTTCTTTGGAGAGGATGCAGGACATGTAAGTATTTTAATAACTTTAGCAGCAACTAGTGCTGATAGCCACAATGAATTTGGATTAGTTCAAGTAGCAGACCTATTTGAGGATGAAGAGAATATTTTGAAGATTAAAAATGCTAAAACTAAAGAGGAGATTTTAGCATTAATTTCATAA
- a CDS encoding PTS sugar transporter subunit IIB, which translates to MVKLLAVCGNGMGTSMLMKLKAKGILDKHKIQNACENCSIGQAKAGISAYDIVIASTHLASQLNSNTKTKIIALKNILDVKEMEARILEILK; encoded by the coding sequence ATGGTAAAGTTATTAGCGGTTTGTGGAAATGGAATGGGAACAAGTATGTTGATGAAATTAAAAGCAAAAGGAATTTTAGATAAACATAAAATACAAAATGCGTGTGAAAATTGTAGTATAGGACAAGCTAAAGCTGGAATTTCAGCATATGATATTGTTATAGCCTCAACACATTTAGCTTCACAGTTAAATTCTAATACAAAAACAAAAATTATTGCCTTAAAAAATATATTAGATGTAAAAGAGATGGAAGCAAGAATATTGGAAATTTTAAAATAA